The Clostridiales bacterium genome contains the following window.
GTTTTTATTGTTATCATTATCAGTTTAATATTTTTACTATATCTTCAAACACATCGTCAATTGAACGGTTGCCATCTATATTGACTAGCAACCCTTTCTCAGCGTAATAATCAATAAGCGGCTTGGTTTGAAGCGTATAGGTCTTGAGTCTCGCTTTTACTGTTTGGGGCTCGTCATCCTGTCTTTGAATGACTTCTCCGCCGCATTTTGCGCATTCCGTCTCTTTATATGCGCTTATGTGATAAGGCGCGCCGCAAACAGAACAAACTCTTCTGCCGGACAGTCTTTTGACAAGAATGTCCAAGTCTACATCAATGTTAAGCACAATATCTGCTTTTGTAAATTCGTCCAAAGCTTGCGCTTGCGCAATGGTGCGAGGAAACCCGTCCAATAGGTAACCGTTTTTGCAGTCATTTTCATTAAGTCTATTTTTGACAATCTCAATGACTACTTCATCTGGAACAAGCGCGCCTTGGTCTATATATGATTTGGCTTTTTTGCCTATTTCTGTGCCTTGCTTGATATTGGCGCGTAAAATATCGCCCGTGGATATATGGGGGATATTATACTTGGCCGATATCTTTACCGCCTGCGAGCCTTTGCCCGCGCCGGGAGCGCCCAATAGGATTATATTCATTATTTCAAAAATCCTCTGTAATGCTTCATCATTAATTGGCCTTGAAGCTGTTTG
Protein-coding sequences here:
- a CDS encoding adenylate kinase, which codes for MNIILLGAPGAGKGSQAVKISAKYNIPHISTGDILRANIKQGTEIGKKAKSYIDQGALVPDEVVIEIVKNRLNENDCKNGYLLDGFPRTIAQAQALDEFTKADIVLNIDVDLDILVKRLSGRRVCSVCGAPYHISAYKETECAKCGGEVIQRQDDEPQTVKARLKTYTLQTKPLIDYYAEKGLLVNIDGNRSIDDVFEDIVKILN